The Vigna unguiculata cultivar IT97K-499-35 chromosome 1, ASM411807v1, whole genome shotgun sequence nucleotide sequence CTCCAGATTGTGCTTCTGATTAGCATTCAAATCGAGAGTTATATAATGTCAttcatattatatgtatttgatCTTGTAAAAAAAGTCtcagaaaatgattttttgacgtTTGATTAGGTGTCGATTTTGtaagtaatttttcatttttttatttttaatgttctaaaaccatttgaaaaatgatatttttataaaaaaaaaattatcaaaatttagtaattaaaatattattgtctgaaaagttttaaatcatactctatatatatataatctagtTTTCACCAATAATATCTTATTCAAGGTAAAAAACAGTAAATGTTCATGGCTAGATAATATAACATGccaataaatatttactttattgAAAATTTGACATATATTGTCACAAAGATGTTATAAATCGAATAGAATTATTTAATAGTTGTTGTTAGGCATTGGTTATGTCAGTATTATTATTCGGATGTTCATGGCAGTGGTTcaggatattttattttattaaacattattGAATAGTTAAATTTATTGGGTTGAGATTAAAGTTGTGTAAGCGTAAAAAAATGACATCACACAAAATAATGTTGttatgaaaagaaattaaattatattatttaagttatatcgtttaaataaatttatttggaaATTTCATCTCGAAAtctatcattattttttttatcatacatTACGTATTAAACTCtattaatataaaatctttCAATATTTGATCCATAATTGAAACAATTATGCTAATTATATGTcgttaaatttaatcattatttaatgtttttcttgATCTCActcaattatttgaatcaataaaaaatacattgtaaCAAAATTATGGTTAATATTACGAACAATGTGACATCAATACGAATTTAGAAATTTAGGAGATGAATAGATAAGAGTGTTTGTGGGAAAAAGACAATGGAACTTATCAGCTGAACAAGATCTCTCAAGTAAGCATGATGTCTACAATGGTGAGTGAGCATGAAACGAGAGTAAGGTGTGAGTGAGCGCGAGTAAGAAAATTTCAGAAAGTGAGCGCAAGACTTTGGcacaaaagtaaaattttaacatttaggcttttaatttctaattaattatttttaaatccacATGTAAAATTAGTAAGTGACATTTTTTTACTTACCTATTGTACTATTATCTATGGATAATATCTTTCGTAAACAATTATGTCCTAACGCACTTTATTTACATACTGATTTTATCTACCAAAATTTATTAGGAATATTTTTTTGCCTTATCTACAGGAAAAATCCTTATGtaactcaattttatatattcataagTAAAATtcgtatttaatatttaatttacttatcgatttaaatttgtatataataatttgtagataaatcacaattttcttatataaatacaaatcatGTTATATATGGTAAAAACATTTGGCTTTAGAAGTTtcttaatgtaaaaaaaaaaagtcatagtCGTACtatgatattaatatatatttttcttgactAAATCAATTCTAAATTTCTCTTAAAACAATGACTAGGtgtaaaaacaacaaatatattaatattaattaagttaattctttttatactattaaaaagttaaagtaaTAGATGTTATAACTAAAAACTAAATACTTAATGTGTTTGTTGGAAGGTTAAATGCTCTCTTTTGAACCGGTCATCAAGACAAACTAAGGGACTTTAATTGGAAGACTCAACACCAATGAGATACGAACCCAAACTTACATAAGAGATTAACATTACTCTAACCCAAAATTTAAAGACATTGAGTTTTCCTTATATGGTAGTCAACTTTTTCATCTCTACTCAATATGAGACTTATATTCATACTTGAATTTCTAACAAGTAGCAAATCCATTGAGATGAGAATACATATTGGAACACATTACCTTGAGAAAGAATTTCAAGGATAAATACGGTGGACATTTGTCATGtgaagaagctcttcaagataAGAACCAAAGGCAAGAATCTCATACTCTCAACACAttcaaagtaatataaaaaaaaataattgtattcaATATTGAAGTATACCTTTTATCAGAGTTGTTATAAGCTTTAGAATTCGACCAGGAGTCATGAAGAATGGTTATGAAGCAATGTGAAAACAAGAATAAAGATTCGTAAACGTGAACACAAAACTAATGGTTAGACTAACTTAATGATTACACTTAATCACACCACTAATCCTTATAATTAAATAGAGTTAATTAATTGTTCATGTGCTAATCATATATGAAATGTCCACTTAGTTAGAAATACATGTGAAGTATTTACAACTTAAAATGCActttaaaataacaacaaaaagaaattacGACCATCACATATACTTGAGAGTGACAATTGGGAGACGTTACAACCATTTAAAAGTGAACAGAGAATGACTAATCCCAATGATGGCATAAGAGTTTGTCTGAAAAATTTTACACGATAGtatcccatttaaataaaattttattttatttgtaggaATATAATTCCTTCTTGGTATCTTATGGGAAATTTCTCATAATTTCGAAGACACTATACAAGTCCCATTTTTTAAATGAGTTTGTAATTATGGAGATTTTGCTTAGGGTGATTGGGGCATGAACTTGAGGTAACACTTCTTTTAGGATCTCTCATTCTATTGCTAACATTGAATCTTTAATTGCCTTCTCATTCTATTAGTTGATGTATTGTGAATATTTCTTTACAAATTTTGGAACAATTCTTGTAAATGCATACCAACTGTTCGAAGAaatatcaatttcttttattatgatGATAGTTATTAGTTGTTTTTTCATGAATAAATGTCCTCACTAGAATCACTATTATGAGACCATCTGATTTGAGAAAAATAGTGTGCTATTGAGGAATCTATAGATAATTTAAGGGGATGAACAAGAAATGAAGACAGTTCATTTACAATGTAGTTCCATAGTTTGCATGTTTCTTTGACAAATGAATATAACCAATTGTCCCTAGAAATACACAAAGGAAGTTGTCAAATGGTTTGAAAGAGCAATCGAATTTCTCATTTGGTAGTGTAATTTTACAATGTGCTAGATCCAAGAGAATCACATTCAGGTTACTTCAAATGCCCCAAGCTCATCTACACAATGGTTGATACTGGAATCCCATTGAAGGCAATATTAATTGCCTTCATAAAATATTGGCAATGCTCAATTACAGAAAGTTAGCCATGATACCAATAAAAGAGACTTGCCCTAGTAAATCCATGCTGGGCAAGTTCAaatggttttaaaaataaagtctcCTCATATCCTTGACCAACTTGTCACAAATGGCATCATTTTGAGCCAAAAACAGTTCAGCTGCTTCTCTACTATCAAAACTCTGCCCTTCAATAATGTAGCTTCCCTCATCTTTCACAATTGTTCCATGTTCACAGGCCAAATCTAAGACCTCTGACTCATGGCAAAAGCCTCTTCCAAACTTGATACCCAGTTCAGCCCTTTTCGTTGCTGCTGGTGCTAGTTTATTTTTCACCACTTGTGCACAGATCAGAACACCCTCTACCTGAAGCACCAGATAACAAAATAGAAGAATGAAACAAGACAAGAGAGGGTTTTGGGAAAGAATGTGATAAATTGGGCAACTTTCCATGTttctaaatagaaaaaaaatacaaaagtcaCGTGCTAAAGGTGGTAGGAGTGGGAATGAGAAGTCTTCctcaaaagaataataatacaAACTACCCAGTTGGTCATAGTTCAAACAGTATTTAAGAACTAACCTTATCCTCAGTTTTGATCAATCTTATTCTTGAAAGTCTCAAACGAACGGCTGCATAGAATCTCAAAGCATTTCCACCACAAGTGACTTCTTCCACAGATCCATGTTCCTTGACGGTTTTTGAACTCAATCTAATCTGTAAATGAAGATAATGCTGAACGATATATCTAATGGTTTGGTATATAATTGACTTTTCAAACTACAAGGTGCACAAACGTTAAAGTGAATAAGGCTTCAACCtgattaatgaaaataatgagAGTTTGAGAGTGAGATAATGAATAGTGAATTTTCCGCAGTGCTTGAGTCATCATTCGTGATTGATAATCTCGTTTAGGACTAACTCCTAATTGATCAAGTTCGCATTTGGGGATGAGGGCAGCAACCTGGAGTGACAAAAAGATCTTATATGCATGTGAGTAAAACAAGAGATGAAATAATAACACTGTTGTAACTGAATATTTTACAGTACTCAGATGCCCTCTTAGGAGTGACTTTCATATTTCATGCATTTCATTTGTTTCCTTATGTTCGTAGAGGTAGGAGTATAGTTTCAGTATAAATGAGGGTGaggataatttgtattttatattacatCAACTGTAGATTATTCATTGGCTTATTCCCTCTTTTCCTTCTTCTCTACCTAAATCCTACAATTTCAACAAAATgattgaaagaaaatataaaagaataggAGGATCCACATAGCTAGTCTAAATTATTGGATGAAGGTTGGTTACTGCTGTAATTGGGAACAAGACACTTGTGAAAGATTTAATGTAAACGGATTTCACAAAAAATGTAGTTTTCATGAGCTAATGATAATGTCTAATTTACATTTGAGGAGAACTTTATTCTCCTTTCCTAAAGACAAAGAAGAAACAGGAGAAAAGAGAGCAAAATTGCAGACTTTAAAGCAAGTTCAACATGAGTTATGAGAATAAGAACCAGTATGGTGACGATTAAGAGCAATCTAAATCCGCCCTACTAGAACAAATCCTCTTGCAATGTAATAGGTATTATGGACAAAATACAGTAACTTACACTATCAATCACAATCACATCTACAGCTCCACTTTTTGTTAATGTATCAACCATGCTTAACAAATTTTCAGCACAATCAGGGTGTGATACGAGAAGGTTTTCAGTATTTACACCTATCGATTCCACAAGTGAGAAGTCCAGAGCATTTTCTACATCAAGATATGCACAATATCCTGCCAACAGAATAAATGGAAGGTATCAAATTGACAGGACACAATTTGTTAAAAAGAACCATCCAACAGAAATAGGGCACAAGTGAAGAGTATGATTGAGCATCTTGCATGTTTCAAATGACAAGAAATAACAGAAATTTGAGTCAATATTTTGGTAGaaataagtaaaagaaaataaattctagAGACAAATAGCTTAGTGCATGTTCACACTCCACCAGTTATGCTGAACTAATTCAATTAAGTATAAAAGCTTAGAACATCACCAAGAAACTAATCCACTCCCAAATGAAGTAACGACTTCCAGCTGCTCCCAATACATGTTTTacattttgtaaatttttcttGCATGGTCTACCTCTTATTTATTTGCTTagtttgaaattcaaaaaagaTTAGTCTTTTTCTATGCTTCACTTTTGAGGGTCTATGAAATGATATGATGTCAATTATAGCAAACATAAATGATGA carries:
- the LOC114173390 gene encoding DNA repair protein recA homolog 2, mitochondrial isoform X1; the encoded protein is MSLLPRLRVFATPLLSSSLLSPFSQNGGRQLMTRIGINTCSLSSTAEASDLECDVTRDDVKAAERANALCMAVSQLASEFSKESMLSLHKFFGVRRARVISTGSLKLDLALGIGGLPKGRMVEIYGREAAGKTTLALQIIKEAQKLGGYCAYLDVENALDFSLVESIGVNTENLLVSHPDCAENLLSMVDTLTKSGAVDVIVIDSVAALIPKCELDQLGVSPKRDYQSRMMTQALRKIHYSLSHSQTLIIFINQIRLSSKTVKEHGSVEEVTCGGNALRFYAAVRLRLSRIRLIKTEDKVEGVLICAQVVKNKLAPAATKRAELGIKFGRGFCHESEVLDLACEHGTIVKDEGSYIIEGQSFDSREAAELFLAQNDAICDKLVKDMRRLYF
- the LOC114173390 gene encoding DNA repair protein recA homolog 2, mitochondrial isoform X2, translating into MSLLPRLRVFATPLLSSSLLSPFSQNGGRQLMTRIGINTCSLSSTAERANALCMAVSQLASEFSKESMLSLHKFFGVRRARVISTGSLKLDLALGIGGLPKGRMVEIYGREAAGKTTLALQIIKEAQKLGGYCAYLDVENALDFSLVESIGVNTENLLVSHPDCAENLLSMVDTLTKSGAVDVIVIDSVAALIPKCELDQLGVSPKRDYQSRMMTQALRKIHYSLSHSQTLIIFINQIRLSSKTVKEHGSVEEVTCGGNALRFYAAVRLRLSRIRLIKTEDKVEGVLICAQVVKNKLAPAATKRAELGIKFGRGFCHESEVLDLACEHGTIVKDEGSYIIEGQSFDSREAAELFLAQNDAICDKLVKDMRRLYF